The genomic window ACGGGTAAGCTCAACGTGGTACGGTGTATCTCTTCCGAAATAGGGTACGATTTCCTGAACTTTTCTTCAAGAGCTTTCTGCTGATGAGGAGGCACCGGGTAATGAATTTCTGTCTTTACTCCGTTCTGTAGCAAGTACTCTCTTAGCCGGTCACGCTCGGGATGTCTGATATTGTAGATGTGATATACATCAAAATAATCGGGTTCCACCACCGGCTTTATAAAATCAGATTTTAGCCCGTTATGATACATCTCTGCGAGCCTTCTCTTATGAGCGTTGATTTCATCCAATCTGTTTAGCTTAATGGAAAGAAATCCGGCCTGTACTTCATCAAGCCGTGAATTAGTGCCGATATACTCGTTATGATACTTTACCCGGGAACCATAATTACGCAGGGCCTTTATCTTTTCGTAAAGCGTCTCATTATCTGTTGTTATAGCCCCTGCATCACCCAGTGCTCCAAGATTCTTCGTAGGGTAGAAGCTAAAAGCTCCGAAATCACCAAAGGTGCCAGTCTTCTTTCCTTTATATTTCGCCCCGTGCGACTGTGCACAATCCTCGATCACTTTCAGTCCATATTTCCGCGCAATGGCGGTAATCGGGTCCATATCACATGACTTCCCATAGAGATGGACAACCAAAATAGCACGGGTTTTAGAAGTAATGCTTTCTTCAATCCTTAACGGATCGATATTGTACGTATTGATATCCGGTTCAACCAATACCGGTACCAGTCCGTTGTGATAAACCGCAAGAATAGTAGCAATGTAGGTATTAGAGGGAACGATCACCTCACTCCCTTCGGGGAATTCAAAACAACGTAGCGCAAGAATTAAAGCATCGAGTCCAGAAGCTAGTCCTGCACAATAACCAGAGCTGCAATAAGAAGCAAAGTCCTTTTCGAAAGCCGACACATTGTTACCGAGTATAAACCAGCCTCTTTCCAGAGTATCCGAAAAAGTCCTTTTATACTCTTCAAAAAATGGCTCATTGAGCAATCTCAGATTTTCATATTCTATCATGGTAGGGCTCGTATATATAATCGTCCGGATCAAAAAACTCGGAAGCCAGCACCATCAGTATGGCATCTTCACTAAAATCGTACATCTTGTGCCAGTCCTCAGGCGCTATCAACAAACACTTATCAGGAGAATCCAGGATAAACTCCTGCTGTACTTTACTATTATCGTTGTGAATAGTGCACTTACCAACAAGACAAATGGCTGCCTGAACCGTCGTCTTGTGCCTGTGTCCTC from Arcticibacter tournemirensis includes these protein-coding regions:
- a CDS encoding DegT/DnrJ/EryC1/StrS family aminotransferase, which translates into the protein MIEYENLRLLNEPFFEEYKRTFSDTLERGWFILGNNVSAFEKDFASYCSSGYCAGLASGLDALILALRCFEFPEGSEVIVPSNTYIATILAVYHNGLVPVLVEPDINTYNIDPLRIEESITSKTRAILVVHLYGKSCDMDPITAIARKYGLKVIEDCAQSHGAKYKGKKTGTFGDFGAFSFYPTKNLGALGDAGAITTDNETLYEKIKALRNYGSRVKYHNEYIGTNSRLDEVQAGFLSIKLNRLDEINAHKRRLAEMYHNGLKSDFIKPVVEPDYFDVYHIYNIRHPERDRLREYLLQNGVKTEIHYPVPPHQQKALEEKFRKSYPISEEIHRTTLSLPVSYCHKEDEIERVIEVLNDF
- a CDS encoding sugar 3,4-ketoisomerase, whose protein sequence is MAELINLKTFTDKRGNLTVIEKVIPFDIRRIFYIYGVDDSVRGGHRHKTTVQAAICLVGKCTIHNDNSKVQQEFILDSPDKCLLIAPEDWHKMYDFSEDAILMVLASEFFDPDDYIYEPYHDRI